One genomic segment of Armatimonadota bacterium includes these proteins:
- the rplS gene encoding 50S ribosomal protein L19: MDKIATVERPVLKEKIPPFVPGDTVRVHLKVVEGGRERIQAFEGVVIARKGGGSREMFTVRRISHGVGVERTFPLHSPRIERIDVVRKGKVRQAKLYYLRGKVGREARVKEMR, from the coding sequence ATGGACAAGATCGCGACGGTTGAGCGTCCCGTTCTGAAGGAGAAGATCCCCCCCTTTGTGCCGGGGGACACCGTCCGCGTGCACCTCAAGGTGGTGGAAGGCGGCCGGGAGCGCATCCAGGCCTTCGAGGGCGTGGTGATTGCGCGGAAGGGCGGCGGCTCGCGGGAGATGTTCACCGTTCGGCGGATCAGCCACGGCGTCGGCGTGGAGCGGACCTTCCCGCTCCACTCCCCGCGCATTGAGCGCATCGACGTCGTACGGAAGGGAAAGGTCCGCCAGGCGAAGCTGTACTACCTGCGCGGCAAGGTCGGCCGCGAAGCCCGGGTCAAGGAGATGCGCTAG